In the Ptychodera flava strain L36383 chromosome 1, AS_Pfla_20210202, whole genome shotgun sequence genome, TTGTATCGgttttgaaaacttttgaagacatgaaaaaatgacgaaatttaacattttaaaaaaacgTTTCCGGCATGAGCGAAACTTTTCGCAGTTGCAACATAGCCGTACGTTTTCTAATTTAAAGCCTCCCGCCGCCCGAAGTAACTTTTATACAACTGTGACCAAATATTGGTAGTCTGTTATTCATGCTTCGTAATACACAAGGAATGTTTGCTGTCACTCGCTGAAAATACTGTGTCGAGGGTTatagtttaaaggtatacagtcacctctaatctaaatatacccatgtatggtcaaaggggcgttccttggtattcaaaatgcccatgtgaggggctgttttaaaaagcggccacccgcttaaaatctatgattggttagattttcttttcatggtaactgtggcaaaattggaacaggtgacagtgtacctttaaAGGGAAGGtgttgtcggaactgcgcctgtgcgactttcttgtttgcAAACAACGTaattcatgcacgatatctagatgcatgaCGTCCGCATGGctgcaatatttacattttacgaTGCACATCATGATAAACGTGTTTAATTTGTATCACTCGTCAACGTTTCTTGGATACAATGTTTACATCGGTagtatgggtcccatatgaccTTCGGGCGCAGTTCGGACGACCCCTCCCTTTAAGAGTTGTAATTGTCCCTACCCTCTACGCTATCACTTACACAGTCGTCGACCGAATGACTTTTGGTCGGCTGTTCTGAATGATGTACCTTAAGATCTCTTCAGGGATGGGACCATTAGATCTGGGAGATAGGGAAGTCAGGGTGAAGACATCAATTATTTTGCgttctaaaattttgatatatcatTCCCCGAGTATGTAGATCATGCAAATGAATTTTATTTCAGTATTCAGTGATTCTATTTTTGCAAAAGCAGAAAAACGTTTCAAATCGCGTCGTTTGTTTcgacttttttgtttgttttttggtttttgatttggtttttgttttttttcgcgTTGCAGGTCCTCTTCCAGCGACCATCCCTCTGCACAGATCGAACGACCCATCTCTAAATTGGCACTGTACTGTCCTACATATTCCCGACATATCTTTTCATCTACAAAATACTTGGTAGAAATACCTGATAAAATTGGACTCCGAGTTACATGTGCAAAAATGTTCATTGGTATAAGTAAAGCTGGGAATATAATCTTACCAGTTGGAAGGCATGATATAGGTCATAACCTGGCGATGAAAAATTTGCGTGATCCTgctatgaaaaaaataaaattaaatgtcgTGACACAATTTAGTCTCTATGTTTTGATTACGTCTTCGATCTTATCACTGGTTTCGATCTCAGCAGTGTCCCTGAAATCAGATCGTATCAGGTTTTGTCCGAGGCAGACGTTTATCGTCGTCGGTCCGTTTGCAGTGTTACGGGCGCATGAAGATCCTCTCGCTCAGCGTTCTTGCTACAGCACATCACAATGTCAAGGATAAAACTTGAACGTAGAGGGAGCTCAAGAATTTCACGCGGCAATTTGCCGCAGATGAACTACATGCACAAATCCGTTTCGGCGGGAACAGCCTCTGCTGAATTTGACATGCCGTTCGGTGACGAAGTTGTGTTGATTCGAGAATCTGCTGACAATCGTTTCCAATCGAGGTCGACGCAGGAAAAAATTAGAGCCACATTTAGAATCACAACAAGGTTTTTTTATCTCaatttgtttcgttttgatatttagcaaaaaaaatattataaaaacgaGCATTTAGCAACCTACGATCTAGATAAACTAATTGTCTGGTAAAAATAACAATCGCAGCAAAACACAGGCTTTGTACAATTTTCTTAATATGCAGCAAAATGTTTACGACTGAACTCGTGACGGTACATATTTTCGCAGGAATGCAGAACCATACCATGTCAAGTTTACTCACGTTCACGTTGACGACGCGAGATGTAGTTCCCCTTTTCGTTTGGGAGTTCACATGATGTTCAATGATCGTCTGACGCGTTCTCCACCAACGAGAAATGCGTCTCCTCTTCGTCGTTACCGTCAACGTGGGCGTAAGGTACGCTGTAAATGCCCTTTGAACGTAGACACAGTGATACGACACCGTACACACCAGCGATAATAAATATACTGGCCGCTATGTGCCAGCAGTAAGCCATTGTGGCGAACATGATGTTCGCGTGGCTGTCCTCGTCCCATTTAACTCCGTTGGGCGGGTACAGAATAAACGCGGCCTGCCAGAACCATGTTCCCTGAACCATCATGAAGCAGGTCGTGATGAACGGAAGAAGTGCGTCGTCCCTCATCCAAATTTCGGCTGTCGTGGAGGCAAAGTTTATGAATATCGTGATAACGAGCATGTAGTGGACTGTAATGTCTAGTTCCGATCGGCCATGAACGTGGAAGTAGAACAGCACACCCTCGACGAAAAACGCCATGGCCAGGAATACTTTCTCGTAAGCGCGCAGACCGCGTACGCAGGTACGAGCGAGGAGAAGAGCCAACCCGTATATCCCGAAAAACGTGTACATGGTAGCGTGTTGCCATTTGTTTCCCCAGACGAAAGGTTTACCTTCGACGCTGTGATCGAACATCTGCCAGTGTCTGTAGGGGAATGATCCCGTAGGCGGCAGTTCAGCGATGAATCCTATAATCCACATACAGATGATGACAATCCCTTCCCAGAACTCGGATTCCCGGTCCCGCCGCAGAATCTTACCGAGGAGCCGTTTCCATCTGCTCGCCGCGGCCGGTTCGCTCGATTTGCCTTTGCTGGTTGCGCCTTTGCGTATGAGGCGATAGCAGTACTTTATAGCACACCAAAGCCCGAACGCGAAGAAGAACGTCCCAGGCAGGGCATGGCCGATGAATGTACCCATCTTCTACCCTCACTGGGATCCCCTCAAAAAAATTGGAGATGACCAAAAAGCTCGACAGAAGATTTCCTTGGAGAATTTCTGACCGTCACTATCTGAGTCCGGGTTGTTATCGCATCTGACCCGACACTGCCTGCCCTAGGCCAATAATGCGAATATGCACGTAATATACGGCAATGGTTAACCatgaatttgcatatcaaacaaGCTCGCATGCAAGTTTGTAGGTCCTCCTTCCCACCCCTGCCATAACAGGTTACGCCATTCGCCTTCGAAATACTTCGGGGAGAACCGGAAAGTCACCGAATGCGAAAGTTTTTCGCGCATTTCCTGTGGCAGGCGCCAAACGCGTGACCTCGAAAGTGAGCACATGCTCTCCATCATGTGTCGTCTGTGTATGGTGGCATTAGATGATGCGATGGTGCCGGGGGAGTGGAGACACTAACCTAAACAGCATTGACAATTTCTTCGGTATTTGCGAAATAGATCACCCAGCATCATATAACTCGTGTGTTCTCGATCATCACAAGAGCGCGTGATATGTGAACTCATTGCAgtctaaaaattacaaatattttaaatgttggAATCATCATAAACAAGACTAgtctaaaataattttaaaatttgaaaaacaacttTGTCATGTGGATTTTTCGACCTTTTTAGAACAGTCAAAATAATTGAGCAGTGGACCGAGGAGTTGCCGCGCGTGCATACCTGTGGCTTGTAGTCAAGGTTATAAGAGCGGCCGACAACGCTGTTCAGGGGCGATTTCTTGGCGGGAGGATTTGCAATTTTTAACAGCAGGCGCAGACCAGGGGAGCAATATTTCCTCGTTAGGGGGTTTACTCTCTTGCTCAGTGGACACCAGATAGCTGGCCAGTGGGTATGATTTGGTTATTTTTCGGGATTTTGCCATCGAGCAGGGCAAAGCAAAAGAGGCAGCAATGGGGACGTTCTGTAGAAGGGGAAGATGAAGCGAGGGGTTTGCTGATGAGGTAAAGGAGAAAGTATAGTTAATAAATGGAGGGGTAATTTTCAAATCGAAGAGGGGGGCACTGAGTTAGGAACAGAAAGTGTTTcccttaattttttttaatttcgatcGAAGTTCGTCAGAATGGcatctttacaaaaaaaacactGCTGATTACACTTTCTGAGCGGCGACTGGTTGAAGCAAATCTCACTTTTCTTGTACGATGAGATTTTAACACCACGGTGCGAGAATACACGTTTCCATGGGTGACTATATATAACACCGCCCTCGTTAGCCTCGATTTGACCTGCCCTACCAAGCTTGTGACAGTCTTGATACCAGATATTACATGCGCCTAGAGGTTGGGCCCGCTTCACAGGCTGTCAATGCTTACACactttacaaaatgacaaatttatcCACGTTGGTTTGTTGGCTAGTTTGGCAGCGACTATTTCAACGAAGTGTGCAAAATGGAAGACAGGTGTAAAATGAAAAAGGCTCATAAAAGTAACACCCTTTTAAAACTAAGATCAGTAGAATTataccagtgaaaaagcaaaTATTGGAGTTGCATAAAGTACTACCACTCGTAAAGATAACGTCACAGAATACAGTTGCTTGCTTATAAATCATACATAGTCTTGATAGTAACACTGCAATGAAGTAAGCATCAgtttcattaaggtagaacgcacctcggggacatacattcggactctcaaacttttacaattcttttctgatctaccacttgtgggggttcattttaaagctcttggtgtaagaaaacttttcatcggcttagtttttcaaaattcgaaaaattttttttctccgtagaattaacacagggatgacggccattttgaattttaaatatcggtaaatcttgggttatttgtttctctagtaccaaaatttgcacggtgacccctatttttattctcgattttgaaagagaatggttgaaggattccttgaagaaagtttcagcaaaagtttaagtctttcactttcgaggcgcgaactaccttaaagatACATCGAAATATGTATGGCTCGTCGAGGTCGCGGACGAGAATCAGATATGACCCATTATGACTCAATGGTAAAATAAGCACACTTTCAAAAGTTGTGACCGATGACTGAAGCAGGTTAACCTAAAACGGGTCAGATTTCGGAAATGTGAAAACTATACAGCTTCAAATGACGGGGGACGCAAACATGGAACTTACGGTAGCTAAGGCTCTGCAGTGGCGTCATCGAACTCGACAAACACGCAGTACAGCTGTAATTTTACACGAATTCAAAAACACTCCTACTGTGCTGGGTTCTCTGAAGCCGGACAgcttcaaataaaacaaatataataataagCGCACTAGGTTTTATAAGCAACCTACTGAACCAAACCTCACACCCCGCACCCCAGCCCGTCCCAGACTTGAATCTGTGTATGCAATATCGATTGATTTTCAGTATAGTGTCTATATCATCACGTTGGCAATCAGTTTAAATTATACTGTCAGTGTTTTACATATTATGTACAAGAACAAATTTAGTATGAGTAACAGATAAGTAATCCTTTATTGAAATTGCACCTGATCTACattttacattacaataaaagCCTAATAAGCTACAATTCTAACTTTCTGTAAAAAGGAACGCTACCGaaaaagctgaataaaatgcaaacataaagCAATTGCAAAGCaaataaatttatgtttttttacaaatatatgaatatttgatataTGTAAATGAGTCACAATGTTGTAGCAAAGTTTC is a window encoding:
- the LOC139130832 gene encoding transmembrane protein 45B-like gives rise to the protein MGTFIGHALPGTFFFAFGLWCAIKYCYRLIRKGATSKGKSSEPAAASRWKRLLGKILRRDRESEFWEGIVIICMWIIGFIAELPPTGSFPYRHWQMFDHSVEGKPFVWGNKWQHATMYTFFGIYGLALLLARTCVRGLRAYEKVFLAMAFFVEGVLFYFHVHGRSELDITVHYMLVITIFINFASTTAEIWMRDDALLPFITTCFMMVQGTWFWQAAFILYPPNGVKWDEDSHANIMFATMAYCWHIAASIFIIAGVYGVVSLCLRSKGIYSVPYAHVDGNDEEETHFSLVENASDDH